In Deltaproteobacteria bacterium, a single window of DNA contains:
- a CDS encoding DUF4149 domain-containing protein, whose amino-acid sequence MSAAADSSPSSEATPPAPPRFVRLVEGAGALALHLWLGGLLVAGAVVAPLLFRELPRETAAPLMTRIFERFHAIGLGLVIVFVLCEVVIWLAARPRGLFGWLRGAAAAAVLGSALTLALTVTPTIASLHRAGARRGVGADGARLDQAHRMAESLAGVGFGGGLAWSALTWRRPRKVRPKRTPNAAA is encoded by the coding sequence ATGTCAGCGGCTGCCGATTCTTCCCCTTCGAGCGAGGCGACGCCCCCCGCTCCGCCTCGCTTCGTGCGGCTGGTGGAAGGCGCGGGTGCGCTCGCGCTGCACCTCTGGCTCGGGGGCCTGCTCGTGGCGGGGGCGGTTGTCGCGCCGCTGCTCTTTCGCGAGCTGCCCCGGGAGACCGCCGCGCCGCTCATGACGCGCATCTTCGAGCGCTTCCACGCCATCGGTCTCGGGCTGGTGATCGTCTTCGTGCTCTGCGAGGTGGTGATCTGGCTCGCGGCGCGGCCACGCGGCCTCTTTGGCTGGCTGCGCGGTGCGGCGGCGGCGGCGGTCCTCGGCTCGGCCCTGACGCTCGCGCTCACCGTCACCCCCACCATCGCGAGCCTGCACCGGGCCGGGGCGCGGCGCGGAGTGGGCGCGGACGGGGCGCGTCTCGATCAGGCGCACCGCATGGCCGAGAGCCTGGCGGGAGTCGGCTTCGGCGGCGGGCTGGCCTGGTCCGCGCTCACCTGGCGACGCCCCCGCAAGGTGCGGCCGAAGAGGACCCCGAATGCCGCCGCGTAG
- a CDS encoding pyruvate synthase subunit beta yields MDTEPLLGGLPQSAADRAEPVLRPGNTNCGGCGMSVALQFLSRAIGDRPVQMAIPACCGIVAAGPFPTSGYGAPVVATTFASAAAVATGLAHAARLNGEKTRVIVLAGDGGTYDIGMATLSATAERNEDILYFCYDNEIYGNTGGQRSSATPLGAVTSTTPRGKEHPKKDILGIMAAHGVPYVATLSLAHPEDAVRKLVRALDTEGFRFLHVLSPCPTGWKSEPSASIELPRLAVQSGLYPIYEIFDGERIAINVEPDFSAEALERYFAGQGRFRKVGVELAAVRAGIDRHWRRLRAWAAVSAG; encoded by the coding sequence ATGGACACCGAGCCGCTTCTCGGAGGCCTGCCGCAGAGCGCGGCCGACCGCGCCGAGCCGGTCCTGCGCCCCGGAAACACGAACTGCGGTGGGTGTGGGATGTCCGTGGCGCTCCAGTTCTTGAGCCGGGCCATCGGGGACCGTCCGGTGCAGATGGCGATCCCCGCCTGCTGCGGCATCGTGGCGGCGGGGCCCTTTCCCACCTCGGGCTACGGCGCGCCCGTCGTGGCCACGACCTTCGCCTCCGCCGCGGCGGTGGCCACCGGGCTCGCGCACGCCGCGCGGCTGAACGGCGAGAAGACGCGGGTGATCGTGCTCGCGGGAGACGGCGGGACCTACGACATCGGGATGGCCACCCTCTCGGCTACGGCCGAGCGCAACGAGGACATCCTCTACTTCTGCTACGACAACGAGATCTACGGGAACACCGGGGGGCAGCGCTCCTCGGCCACGCCCCTCGGGGCGGTGACCTCCACCACGCCGCGCGGCAAGGAGCACCCGAAGAAGGACATCCTCGGGATCATGGCCGCGCACGGGGTCCCCTACGTCGCGACGCTCTCGCTCGCCCACCCCGAGGACGCCGTGCGCAAGCTCGTCCGCGCCCTCGACACGGAGGGGTTTCGTTTCCTGCACGTGCTCTCTCCTTGTCCCACGGGGTGGAAGTCCGAGCCCTCGGCCAGCATCGAACTCCCGCGCCTCGCGGTGCAGTCGGGGCTCTACCCGATCTACGAGATCTTCGACGGGGAGCGGATCGCGATCAACGTGGAGCCGGACTTCTCGGCCGAGGCCCTCGAGCGCTACTTCGCGGGGCAGGGCCGGTTTCGCAAGGTGGGCGTGGAGCTCGCCGCCGTGCGCGCGGGGATCGACCGGCACTGGCGGCGGCTACGCGCCTGGGCCGCGGTCTCGGCGGGCTAG
- the porA gene encoding pyruvate ferredoxin oxidoreductase encodes MSTELLTANHASAMAATLAARANRVGRGFGSGVYPITPQTECIELLCQQEIEKGHVVRVESEHSAMAVCMGYAAAGLRTFTASSSNGLAYMTENVYAAAFARLPVVMMAVNRTLGPPWNIWVDHGDTLMLRDAGWIHFYCEDNQEVFDTLLLAFRLAEDRRVLLPVLVCQDAFVLSHTITATEVPEQALVDRFLPPLDLPHRVANRPRTVGALDFPHETEVHRKQLIDAMARVPEVYREVQASFEEVFGRRPPEPLVGYRLEDAEVVMVSMGTTAATVRAAVDSARARGIRAGGLRVRLFRPFPEEALRRVLRGARRIAVVDRNVSPGLGGVLWGELRALAPREALVQDYLVGLGGGDIRPRHLEALFDDLLAREHAEAPLLKEVG; translated from the coding sequence ATGAGCACCGAGCTTCTCACCGCCAATCACGCCTCGGCCATGGCCGCGACGCTGGCCGCGCGCGCCAACCGCGTGGGGCGCGGCTTCGGCAGCGGCGTCTACCCCATCACGCCGCAGACCGAGTGCATCGAGCTCCTCTGCCAGCAGGAGATCGAGAAGGGCCACGTGGTGCGCGTCGAGAGCGAGCACAGCGCGATGGCCGTCTGCATGGGCTACGCCGCGGCCGGACTGCGCACCTTCACGGCCTCCTCGTCGAACGGGCTGGCCTACATGACCGAGAACGTCTACGCCGCGGCCTTCGCGCGGTTGCCGGTGGTCATGATGGCCGTGAACCGCACCCTCGGGCCGCCGTGGAACATCTGGGTGGACCACGGCGACACGCTGATGCTGCGCGACGCCGGGTGGATCCACTTCTACTGCGAAGACAACCAGGAGGTCTTCGACACCCTGCTGCTCGCCTTCCGCCTGGCCGAGGATCGCCGGGTGCTTCTGCCGGTCCTGGTCTGCCAGGACGCCTTCGTCCTCTCGCACACCATCACGGCCACCGAGGTGCCGGAGCAGGCGCTGGTGGACCGCTTCCTGCCGCCGCTCGATCTGCCGCACCGCGTGGCGAACCGGCCGCGTACCGTCGGTGCGCTCGACTTTCCCCACGAGACCGAGGTGCATCGCAAGCAGCTCATCGACGCCATGGCGCGCGTCCCCGAGGTCTACCGCGAGGTGCAGGCGAGCTTCGAGGAGGTCTTCGGTCGCCGGCCGCCCGAGCCGCTCGTGGGCTACCGCCTGGAGGACGCGGAGGTGGTGATGGTCTCGATGGGCACGACCGCGGCGACGGTGCGGGCCGCGGTGGATTCCGCGCGCGCTCGCGGCATCCGCGCGGGGGGGCTGCGCGTCCGGCTCTTTCGCCCGTTCCCCGAGGAGGCGCTCCGGCGCGTGCTGCGCGGGGCGCGGCGCATCGCGGTTGTCGACCGCAACGTTTCGCCGGGGCTCGGCGGCGTCCTCTGGGGGGAGCTCCGCGCGCTGGCTCCGCGCGAGGCGCTGGTGCAGGACTACCTGGTGGGCCTCGGTGGCGGCGACATCCGGCCCCGCCACCTCGAGGCGCTCTTCGACGACCTCCTGGCGCGCGAGCACGCCGAGGCGCCGCTGCTCAAGGAGGTGGGCTGA
- a CDS encoding FAD-dependent oxidoreductase: MEIRVHGRGGQGGVTCAKILAAIYARLGKSVQAFGDYAGERSGAPVRAYARVADRVIENRNKVYDPDHLLVLDPTLLSEQLVAGLAPGGTLLLNTPDGPEAFAGRFAGHRLATVDATAIARRHGIGTRSVVIVNTTIVGAFARALGLPVALLAEVYGKMGLGGNLDAAKEAYAAVRLLDGAPSEGAATKAADGGASAWGATLAGPVLDLTDHTEGPYPALKTGAWRSQMPRYVKAAAPCSAACPAGNDVVGYVQALDRESAAAAARVLGRTTPLAAVCGRVCPGFCMGGCNRQFYDGAVDTRGLERHIADAVPVAQTERLAVAKPRRVAVVGSGPAGLSAAYHLARSGHAVTLVEAEQALGGVLRTGIPTYRLPREALDREVAGVLALGVETRLGARVDAAELRALSKSHDALIVATGLQKLTRLDAEAPAGVEQGIRFLHRFNLQPGGERLSGHVVVLGGGNTALDCARSALRAGAEKVTIAYRRSREEMPAIREEIDEAVEEGVELLLQRAPVGFYGGAALEGVVLAEVELGPADASGRRRPVVTDRTHRLPCARVLLALGQSVDLSLLPEGWRLERGRLWDGERALHAFAAGDVSTGDGTVAHAIGDGLRAARAVLEALGESVEGIPRLVAAEKTVGVADVRFGAFRSRPPASHSYAPAGERARSLDEVNRGLADGAESSRCLSCGDCTGCDTCLVYCPDGIIFRTGQRGPTDRYRIDYDYCKGCGVCVTECPRGAMEMVAQ, from the coding sequence ATGGAGATCCGCGTGCATGGCCGCGGCGGCCAGGGCGGCGTCACCTGCGCCAAGATCCTGGCCGCGATCTACGCCCGCCTCGGCAAGAGCGTGCAGGCCTTCGGCGACTACGCGGGCGAGCGCTCGGGAGCGCCGGTCAGGGCCTACGCGCGCGTGGCCGACCGGGTGATCGAGAACCGCAACAAGGTCTACGACCCGGACCACCTGCTGGTGCTGGACCCGACGCTGCTCAGCGAGCAGCTCGTGGCGGGCCTGGCCCCCGGGGGGACGTTGCTCCTGAACACCCCCGACGGGCCGGAGGCCTTCGCCGGGCGCTTCGCGGGGCACCGCCTGGCGACGGTGGACGCCACGGCGATCGCCCGGCGCCACGGCATCGGCACGCGGTCGGTGGTGATCGTGAATACCACCATCGTGGGAGCCTTCGCCCGCGCGCTGGGGCTGCCGGTCGCGCTCCTCGCCGAGGTCTACGGGAAGATGGGGCTCGGCGGAAACCTCGACGCGGCCAAGGAGGCCTACGCCGCGGTTCGGCTGCTCGACGGCGCACCGTCCGAGGGGGCGGCGACGAAGGCGGCCGATGGAGGCGCCTCGGCCTGGGGCGCGACGCTCGCGGGCCCCGTCCTGGACCTCACGGACCACACCGAAGGCCCGTACCCCGCGCTCAAGACGGGGGCCTGGCGCTCGCAGATGCCGCGCTACGTGAAGGCCGCCGCACCGTGCAGCGCCGCCTGTCCCGCCGGCAACGACGTGGTGGGCTACGTGCAGGCCCTCGACCGCGAGAGCGCGGCGGCGGCGGCGCGCGTGCTCGGGCGCACCACGCCTCTCGCGGCCGTGTGCGGCAGGGTCTGCCCCGGCTTCTGCATGGGCGGCTGCAACCGGCAGTTCTACGACGGCGCGGTGGACACGCGTGGGCTCGAACGTCACATCGCCGACGCCGTGCCCGTGGCGCAGACGGAGCGACTCGCCGTGGCGAAGCCGCGCCGCGTGGCGGTCGTGGGGAGCGGCCCCGCCGGGCTGTCGGCCGCGTATCACCTCGCCCGGAGTGGTCACGCCGTCACGCTGGTCGAGGCCGAACAGGCTCTCGGTGGCGTGCTTCGCACCGGCATCCCGACCTACCGTCTACCACGCGAGGCGCTCGACCGCGAGGTGGCGGGAGTCCTGGCGCTCGGCGTGGAGACGCGCCTCGGCGCGCGCGTGGACGCGGCGGAGCTCCGCGCGCTCTCGAAGAGCCACGACGCGCTGATCGTCGCCACGGGGCTGCAGAAGCTGACCCGCCTCGACGCGGAGGCTCCCGCCGGCGTCGAACAAGGGATCCGATTTCTGCACCGCTTCAACCTGCAGCCGGGGGGCGAGCGGCTCTCGGGGCACGTCGTGGTGCTCGGCGGCGGCAACACCGCGCTCGACTGCGCGCGCAGCGCCCTGCGCGCCGGGGCGGAGAAGGTGACCATCGCCTACCGACGCAGCCGCGAGGAGATGCCGGCCATCCGCGAGGAGATCGACGAGGCCGTGGAGGAGGGGGTGGAGCTCCTGCTCCAGCGGGCGCCCGTCGGGTTTTACGGGGGTGCGGCGCTCGAGGGGGTCGTGCTCGCGGAGGTCGAGCTCGGCCCGGCGGACGCCAGCGGTCGCCGCCGACCCGTGGTCACCGACCGGACGCATCGGCTCCCCTGCGCGCGCGTGCTCCTCGCCCTCGGGCAGTCGGTCGACCTGTCGCTGCTCCCCGAGGGGTGGCGGCTCGAGCGGGGGCGGCTCTGGGACGGCGAGCGGGCGCTCCACGCCTTCGCCGCGGGGGACGTCTCGACCGGGGACGGTACGGTGGCCCACGCCATCGGGGACGGCCTGCGCGCGGCGCGCGCGGTCCTCGAGGCGCTCGGCGAGTCTGTCGAGGGGATCCCGCGCCTCGTCGCGGCCGAGAAGACCGTCGGAGTGGCGGACGTCCGCTTCGGCGCCTTCCGCTCGCGCCCGCCGGCCTCGCATAGCTACGCGCCCGCCGGCGAACGCGCACGTTCTCTCGACGAGGTGAACCGCGGCCTGGCCGACGGAGCGGAGTCCTCGCGCTGCCTCTCCTGCGGGGACTGCACGGGGTGCGACACCTGCCTCGTCTACTGCCCGGATGGGATCATCTTTCGCACCGGACAGCGCGGCCCGACCGACCGCTACCGTATCGACTACGACTACTGCAAGGGCTGCGGGGTCTGCGTGACCGAGTGCCCCCGCGGCGCGATGGAAATGGTGGCCCAATGA
- the rsgA gene encoding ribosome small subunit-dependent GTPase A — MSEAQDPDGLSALPGLDAGWRALLRERGARAEQVARVVGELRGCYWVRSLRGEEPAELSGNLRQAIRSGSAERPAVGDFVLLRTDVDEAERRPIEEVLPRRTRIARKEAGRRVREQVVAANVDVVFLVCALGRDVNPRRIERLATIVWAGGAVPVLVLTKADTCADPEPHVARARLAAPGAELHVVSAVDGTGLAPLAAYLGSGRTVALLGTSGAGKSTLVNLWFGGAPQRTGAVGADGKGRHTTRSRQLLCLPGGAALIDTPGLRQVGLAGSEAGLTHAFDDVVRLAETCRFADCRHGTEPDCAVRAAVAAGEVPLGRVEAFVRLTAEQAAQAQAMEQRQRRAPGASGSRPPRHGSGRRGHR; from the coding sequence ATGAGCGAAGCGCAAGACCCCGACGGGCTTTCGGCGCTCCCCGGCTTGGATGCGGGGTGGCGGGCCCTCCTGCGTGAGCGCGGGGCGCGCGCCGAGCAGGTGGCGCGCGTCGTGGGGGAGCTTCGCGGCTGCTACTGGGTCCGCTCGCTTCGGGGAGAAGAGCCCGCCGAGCTCTCGGGAAATCTGCGCCAGGCCATCCGGTCCGGCAGCGCGGAGCGCCCGGCGGTCGGGGACTTCGTGCTCCTGCGCACCGACGTGGACGAGGCGGAGCGGCGTCCGATCGAGGAGGTGCTGCCGCGGCGCACGCGCATCGCGCGCAAGGAGGCGGGGCGGCGGGTGCGCGAGCAGGTCGTGGCGGCGAACGTGGACGTGGTGTTCCTCGTCTGTGCGCTCGGGCGGGACGTGAACCCCCGGCGCATCGAGCGGCTGGCCACCATCGTGTGGGCCGGCGGCGCGGTGCCGGTGCTCGTGCTGACCAAGGCCGACACCTGCGCCGACCCCGAGCCGCACGTGGCGCGCGCTCGCCTGGCCGCACCGGGGGCCGAGCTCCACGTGGTGAGCGCGGTGGACGGAACGGGCCTCGCGCCGCTCGCGGCGTACCTCGGGAGCGGGCGAACCGTGGCCCTGCTCGGCACCTCGGGGGCGGGGAAGAGCACGCTCGTGAACCTCTGGTTCGGCGGCGCGCCGCAGCGCACGGGGGCCGTCGGCGCCGACGGGAAGGGGCGGCACACCACGCGGTCGCGGCAGCTCCTGTGCCTGCCCGGGGGGGCGGCGCTCATCGACACGCCCGGCCTGCGGCAGGTGGGGCTCGCGGGAAGCGAAGCCGGACTCACGCACGCCTTCGACGACGTGGTGCGATTGGCCGAGACCTGCCGCTTCGCGGATTGCCGACACGGTACCGAGCCCGACTGCGCGGTGCGAGCGGCGGTGGCGGCGGGGGAGGTCCCGCTCGGGCGCGTGGAGGCGTTCGTGCGCCTGACCGCCGAGCAGGCCGCGCAGGCCCAGGCCATGGAGCAGCGCCAGCGTCGGGCTCCGGGTGCTTCGGGGTCGCGACCACCGCGCCACGGGTCGGGGCGCCGAGGCCATCGCTGA
- a CDS encoding serpin family protein, translating into MFRTAKASALFALAGLLGCASDSTPVPPGPTGEVAASSKQRVLSPRLGGTDLADVVSGNATFAFDLYRSLRAESGNLFFSPHSISLALAMAHAGARGGTEQELAKALHFTLPQGALHAAMNALDLELARRGEAAKGKSGRPFRLNVANAAWGQKGYDFDASYLDTLAENYGAGVRLVNFRDQPEPSRVTINDWVAGKTNDKIKDLLPEGAVTDLTRLVLTNAIYFNAAWEDKFDPAQTRRDEFVTADGKTVMAPMMSKTYHYGHGKDGGAEAVELAYDGQELSMLLVRPETGSFSDFEARFDDKALSALLRRVQPTMVELHLPKFRIEGALGLKKQLQALGMQQAFSGAADFSGILGRKELYISDVLHKAFVAVDEAGTEAAAATAVVMAGSAQVDPVRVFFNRPFLFLVRDKQTGAILFLGRVLDPTAESIRR; encoded by the coding sequence ATGTTTCGCACGGCCAAGGCCTCTGCTCTCTTCGCGCTGGCTGGTCTGCTCGGCTGCGCCTCGGATTCGACCCCCGTCCCCCCCGGACCGACGGGCGAGGTGGCGGCCTCCAGCAAACAGCGCGTGCTCTCCCCGCGGCTCGGTGGGACCGACCTGGCGGACGTCGTCTCGGGCAACGCCACCTTCGCGTTCGACCTCTACCGGTCGCTCCGCGCGGAGTCGGGAAACCTCTTCTTCTCGCCGCACAGCATCTCCCTGGCGCTCGCCATGGCCCACGCCGGGGCCCGCGGCGGGACGGAGCAGGAGCTGGCCAAGGCGCTCCACTTCACGCTGCCGCAGGGCGCGCTGCACGCCGCAATGAACGCCCTCGACCTGGAGCTCGCCCGTCGCGGGGAAGCGGCGAAGGGCAAGAGCGGGCGCCCCTTCCGGCTCAACGTGGCCAACGCGGCCTGGGGGCAGAAGGGCTACGACTTCGACGCGAGCTACCTCGACACGCTCGCCGAGAACTACGGGGCCGGGGTCCGGCTCGTGAACTTCCGCGACCAGCCCGAGCCCTCCCGCGTGACGATCAACGACTGGGTGGCGGGGAAGACCAACGACAAGATCAAGGACCTGCTCCCCGAGGGGGCGGTCACGGACCTCACGCGTCTCGTGCTGACGAACGCGATCTATTTCAACGCGGCGTGGGAGGACAAGTTCGACCCGGCGCAGACCCGCCGCGACGAGTTCGTCACCGCAGACGGCAAGACCGTCATGGCGCCCATGATGAGCAAGACCTACCACTACGGGCACGGCAAGGACGGCGGGGCCGAGGCGGTGGAGCTGGCCTACGACGGCCAGGAGCTCTCCATGCTGCTCGTCCGCCCCGAGACGGGCAGCTTCTCGGACTTCGAGGCGCGTTTCGACGACAAGGCGCTCTCCGCGCTGCTGCGTCGCGTGCAGCCCACGATGGTGGAGCTGCACCTGCCCAAGTTCCGCATCGAGGGGGCGCTCGGCCTGAAGAAGCAGCTCCAGGCGCTCGGGATGCAGCAGGCCTTCTCCGGGGCCGCGGACTTCTCCGGGATCCTGGGCCGCAAGGAGCTCTACATCTCGGACGTGCTGCACAAGGCCTTCGTGGCGGTGGACGAGGCGGGGACCGAGGCTGCCGCGGCCACGGCGGTCGTGATGGCCGGCTCGGCGCAGGTGGACCCCGTGCGCGTCTTCTTCAACCGTCCGTTCCTCTTCCTCGTCCGGGACAAGCAGACCGGCGCGATCCTCTTCCTCGGTCGCGTCCTCGACCCCACGGCGGAGAGTATCCGTCGGTAG